One region of Esox lucius isolate fEsoLuc1 chromosome 17, fEsoLuc1.pri, whole genome shotgun sequence genomic DNA includes:
- the LOC106024706 gene encoding DNA-directed RNA polymerase II subunit RPB1-like, which produces MTSFTSAMDITALDLQDGGGSLLFDCEVLLGQAYDTKTCNLALSDPGYYSCSSLSPTSSVESCFSSPAGPGFSPAGPCFSPAGPGFSAAGPGFSPAGPGFSPAGPGFSPAGPGFSPAGPGFSPAGPGFSPVGPGFSPAGPGFSPAGPGFSPAGPGFSPASLQCGPGLDFSPVPLCGEQDAPLCFLHRVAATTTAAVKEETTQTLRLPVEVTSSTSSTSAPRRVRSRYPGKKRQSASDREKLRMRDLTKALHHLRTYLPPSVAPAGQTLTKIEILRLTIRYISSLSDQLELQEQEAQNPQNQTVYGAQSLLYNPHETVSPALYNPHETVSPALYNPHETVSPALYSPHETVSPALYNPHETLYPDLYSPHETVSPALYNPHETVSPALYSPHETLYPSIYSTAQSCYDAAEQTSSSSHQRSFRPEQFTPQHSHQISGDICYASAVTQQFQIRQQQTMYSERC; this is translated from the exons ATGACTAGCTTCACTTCAGCCATGGACATAACCGCTCTGGATCTCCAGGACGGTGGCGGCTCCCTCCTGTTTGACTGCGAGGTTCTCTTGGGACAGGCCTATGACACTAAGACCTGCAACCTAGCCCTGTCTGACCCGGGGTATTACAGCTGCAGCAGCTTGTCCCCGACGTCCTCTGTCGAATCCTGCTTCTCCTCCCCGGCAGGACCAGGCTTCTCCCCAGCGGGACCTTGCTTCTCCCCAGCGGGACCTGGCTTCTCCGCAGCGGGACCAGGCTTCTCCCCGGCAGGACCAGGCTTCTCCCCGGCAGGACCAGGCTTCTCCCCAGCGGGACCTGGCTTCTCCCCAGCAGGACCAGGCTTCTCCCCGGCAGGACCTGGCTTCTCCCCAGTGGGACCAGGCTTCTCCCCAGCAGGACCAGGCTTCTCCCCGGCAGGACCTGGCTTCTCCCCAGCGGGACCTGGCTTCTCCCCGGCATCATTGCAATGTGGCCCAGGGCTGGACTTCTCTCCGGTGCCTctgtgtggagaacaggacgCTCCCCTGTGCTTTCTCCACCGTGTAGCAGCCACAACCACCGCTGCTGTGAAAGAGGAGACCACTCAGACTCTACGTCTCCCTGTCGAAGtaacctcctccacctcctccacctcagcACCCAGGAGGGTCCGGTCCAGGTACCCGGGGAAGAAGCGTCAGAGCGCCAGCGACAGAGAGAAGCTGAGGATGAGAGACCTGACCAAAGCCCTGCACCACCTCAGGACGTACCTGCCTCCCTCTGTGGCCCCGGCCGGACAGACCCTGACCAAGATAGAGATCCTGAGACTCACCATCCGTTacatctcctctctgtctgaccAGCTGGAGCTCCAGGAGCAGGAGGCCCAGAATCCCCAGAACCAGACCGTCTATGGAGCCCAGTCACTCCTCTACAACCCACATGAGACCGTCTCTCCAGCCCTGTACAACCCACATGAGACCGTCTCTCCAGCCCTGTACAACCCACATGAGACCGTCTCTCCAGCCCTGTACAGCCCACATGAGACCGTCTCTCCAGCCCTGTACAACCCACATGAGACCTTGTACCCAGACCTGTACAGCCCACATGAGACCGTCTCTCCAGCCCTGTACAACCCACATGAGACCGTCTCTCCAGCGCTGTACAGCCCACATGAGACCTTGTACCCATCCATCTACAGCACAGCACAGTCCTGCTATGACGCTGCAGAGCAAACCTCTTCATCCTCCCACCAGCGGAGCTTTCGTCCAGAACAATTCACTCCACAACACTCACACCAG ATCTCGGGTGATATCTGCTATGCTTCAGCTGTGACACAACAGTTCCAGATACGCCAGCAACAGACCATGTACTCTGAACGCTGCTGA